The following coding sequences lie in one Stigmatella erecta genomic window:
- a CDS encoding DNA cytosine methyltransferase, which translates to MKHVFTIGYLFSGSGLGALGSDAAEAKVGEHVAEFRNVGGIDFDAEACEDFRKLTGAPALCADIGRMRPRELRGFFGATAPRVFKWSPPCKGASGLLPTAMAATAKYQDMNRLALKALRKVLAAWRALEERPAIIIIENVPAFRRRCAAVLQEMNRLLKRAGYLVDERTHDLGREGGLAQERKRFTLVARHPVLCPVPVELPPPRRLRGVGEVLGALPWPDSPNAGRLHRLPRVEWLNAVRLALIPPGGDWRDLPKRGQVVEWLTARGHWPTGVDTGEFRKLVEEELGNPVEPSKARREVHRRHPVQEWEAPAPTVSGPGGAGLSAVEDRRVAELLPMRSDRQGTGLARRNGLLGVGDWQSPAHTVIGTAAVSRAQGNGAVADARVVEALALRADGRPGAAGVVEWTQPSGTVIGTSWVSGGSAPASVADPRPLEHLGLGQTADAAGSYSGRPGLMGVGVWTAPSPTVVANASVSGGNAQAAISDPRPGQRLEEIGLGCQCRAGVYGVLEWTAPSRTVTGSLQIDCGPGAVADPRHGRAPRPVIDIRLALQLLAEDWEVPRGALMPAILSPISGCWHRPLTTLELAVLQGLPDRMGDEPLMLAGNSDRRHRERIGNGIPVGGAAAWGRSLLEALLRAAIGETWRLCGGGQWVAPEVTQ; encoded by the coding sequence ATGAAGCACGTCTTCACCATCGGCTACCTCTTCAGCGGCTCCGGCCTGGGAGCGCTCGGCAGTGACGCGGCAGAGGCCAAGGTCGGCGAGCACGTGGCAGAGTTCCGAAACGTGGGCGGCATCGACTTCGACGCGGAGGCTTGCGAGGACTTCCGGAAGCTGACGGGCGCGCCCGCGTTGTGCGCGGATATTGGACGCATGAGGCCCCGGGAGCTGCGTGGCTTCTTCGGTGCCACCGCACCGCGCGTCTTCAAGTGGAGCCCGCCGTGCAAGGGGGCCAGTGGCCTCCTGCCTACGGCCATGGCGGCCACGGCGAAGTACCAGGACATGAACCGGCTTGCGCTCAAGGCGCTGCGCAAGGTGCTGGCCGCGTGGCGGGCGCTGGAGGAGCGGCCCGCCATCATCATCATTGAGAACGTGCCCGCTTTCCGGCGGCGCTGCGCGGCGGTGCTCCAGGAGATGAACCGGCTACTCAAGCGCGCCGGGTACCTCGTGGACGAGCGCACGCACGACCTGGGCCGTGAGGGAGGGCTCGCCCAGGAGCGCAAGCGCTTCACGTTGGTGGCGCGCCACCCGGTGCTGTGCCCGGTGCCCGTGGAGCTTCCGCCGCCGCGCCGGTTGCGCGGCGTGGGGGAGGTGCTGGGCGCCCTGCCGTGGCCGGACAGCCCGAATGCTGGGAGGCTGCACCGCCTGCCGCGCGTGGAGTGGCTGAACGCCGTGCGCCTGGCGCTCATCCCGCCGGGCGGGGACTGGAGGGACCTGCCGAAGCGCGGCCAGGTGGTGGAGTGGCTCACGGCACGCGGCCACTGGCCCACGGGCGTTGACACAGGGGAGTTCCGGAAGCTGGTAGAAGAAGAACTCGGCAACCCCGTGGAGCCGAGCAAAGCGCGGCGGGAGGTCCACCGCCGCCACCCGGTACAGGAGTGGGAGGCGCCAGCGCCGACAGTGAGCGGGCCGGGAGGGGCCGGGCTTTCCGCTGTCGAGGACCGGCGCGTGGCGGAGCTGTTGCCGATGCGTTCCGACCGGCAGGGCACGGGGCTCGCCCGGCGCAACGGGCTGCTGGGCGTTGGGGACTGGCAGAGCCCGGCGCACACCGTCATTGGGACGGCGGCGGTCAGTCGAGCGCAGGGCAATGGCGCGGTGGCGGATGCGCGGGTGGTTGAAGCGCTGGCGCTTCGTGCGGACGGGCGGCCCGGCGCGGCCGGGGTTGTTGAGTGGACGCAGCCCAGTGGAACCGTCATCGGCACATCCTGGGTGTCCGGAGGAAGCGCCCCGGCGTCCGTTGCGGATCCGAGGCCCCTTGAGCACTTGGGGCTGGGCCAAACGGCTGATGCAGCAGGCTCGTACAGCGGCCGTCCCGGGCTCATGGGCGTGGGGGTGTGGACGGCACCGAGTCCTACGGTGGTGGCCAACGCCAGCGTGAGCGGTGGGAATGCCCAGGCCGCCATCTCGGACCCGCGTCCCGGCCAGCGCCTCGAAGAGATTGGGCTGGGGTGCCAGTGCCGGGCGGGTGTCTACGGGGTGCTGGAGTGGACGGCGCCGTCGCGCACCGTCACCGGCAGCCTCCAGATTGACTGCGGCCCCGGCGCGGTGGCGGACCCCAGGCACGGGCGTGCCCCACGGCCCGTCATCGACATTCGGCTTGCGCTCCAACTCCTCGCCGAGGATTGGGAGGTGCCGCGCGGCGCCTTGATGCCCGCCATCCTCTCGCCCATCTCGGGTTGCTGGCACCGGCCGCTGACGACGCTGGAACTCGCGGTGCTCCAAGGGCTCCCGGATCGCATGGGGGATGAACCGCTGATGCTCGCAGGCAACAGCGACAGGAGGCACCGAGAGCGCATTGGAAACGGCATCCCCGTGGGCGGTGCTGCGGCATGGGGCCGTAGCCTCCTGGAGGCGCTGCTGCGCGCGGCTATCGGGGAGACGTGGCGCCTGTGTGGCGGCGGGCAGTGGGTGGCCCCGGAGGTGACTCAGTGA
- a CDS encoding recombinase family protein — protein sequence MKHLIHAALYLRVSTDGQTVEAQRAPLAQLAAARGWTPVWYEEVASSVKHRPVLERMLDDAKRGRVSAIAVVALDRLGRSMLGILQTVDSLARANVTVVSLRETWLDLGGPVRQLLIAVMGWMAENERLLIVERTRAGLAHVRRHGSKSGKPIGRPPADLLKLGMGERAALEGKSIRAAAREAGVAESILRRHLLNLAARHVGQGLTVSAAAAKARVGEVALTRHLAALTASQNVEGGGARLSAASAP from the coding sequence ATGAAACACCTCATCCACGCCGCCCTCTACCTGCGCGTCTCCACGGATGGGCAAACCGTGGAGGCACAACGGGCGCCGCTCGCGCAGCTCGCCGCGGCACGTGGCTGGACACCGGTCTGGTACGAGGAGGTTGCCTCCTCGGTGAAGCACCGTCCCGTCCTGGAACGGATGCTCGATGACGCAAAGCGCGGGCGGGTCTCCGCGATTGCCGTTGTCGCGCTGGACCGGCTGGGCCGCTCCATGCTCGGCATCCTCCAGACGGTTGACTCCCTTGCTCGGGCCAACGTCACCGTGGTCAGTCTCCGCGAGACATGGCTCGACCTGGGCGGCCCCGTGCGGCAGCTCCTCATCGCCGTCATGGGCTGGATGGCCGAGAACGAGCGGCTTCTCATTGTCGAGCGCACGCGCGCGGGGCTTGCCCACGTCCGGAGGCACGGATCCAAGAGCGGCAAGCCCATTGGCCGTCCCCCGGCGGACCTGCTCAAGCTGGGCATGGGCGAGCGCGCGGCCCTGGAGGGGAAGTCGATTCGCGCAGCGGCCCGCGAGGCCGGTGTGGCCGAGTCCATCCTCCGCCGCCACCTCCTGAACCTCGCAGCCCGGCATGTAGGGCAGGGGCTTACCGTCTCGGCCGCAGCCGCCAAGGCGCGGGTCGGGGAGGTGGCCCTAACGCGTCACCTGGCCGCGCTCACCGCCTCTCAGAACGTCGAAGGGGGCGGGGCGCGCCTCTCGGCTGCCTCCGCCCCCTGA
- a CDS encoding ATP-binding protein, with protein sequence MKTHCAACNQRLPGASDWEPPELWVPEEGEFVGVVGMTRMGKSTWLKRWLKYLMAQEVTVYTWDPAREYSRHGLRRERTPLGPLLTQVTVSEVLAEPELLRVVEPDAELPAVAIVPNEVRPRRVDIAAGFAQAVPLILEHAPKGRVVLVVEECGLLEGNRQAEELLQEIATTWGKEDLAAAFASQATSQVPDRCRRQWRKVVAFRQVDTNDRAALTRLVSGGFSQRVARLRPHECVLADRTVAHGEALEEASAEGAG encoded by the coding sequence GTGAAGACTCACTGCGCGGCGTGCAACCAGCGCCTTCCTGGGGCCTCGGACTGGGAGCCGCCTGAACTCTGGGTGCCCGAGGAAGGCGAGTTCGTGGGCGTGGTGGGCATGACCCGGATGGGCAAGTCCACGTGGCTCAAGCGGTGGCTGAAGTACCTCATGGCGCAGGAGGTGACGGTCTACACCTGGGATCCGGCGCGCGAATACAGCCGCCACGGGCTGCGCCGGGAGCGCACGCCACTGGGGCCGCTGCTCACGCAGGTGACGGTGAGTGAGGTGCTGGCCGAGCCCGAGCTGTTGCGCGTGGTGGAGCCGGACGCGGAGCTGCCTGCGGTGGCCATCGTTCCGAATGAGGTGCGCCCCCGGCGGGTGGACATCGCGGCGGGCTTCGCGCAGGCGGTGCCGCTGATTCTGGAGCATGCGCCCAAGGGGCGTGTGGTGCTCGTGGTGGAGGAGTGCGGCCTGCTGGAGGGCAACCGCCAGGCGGAGGAGTTGCTGCAGGAGATTGCCACCACGTGGGGCAAGGAAGATCTGGCCGCCGCGTTCGCCTCACAGGCCACAAGCCAGGTGCCGGACAGGTGCCGCAGACAGTGGCGCAAGGTGGTGGCCTTCCGCCAGGTGGACACGAACGACAGGGCGGCGCTGACGCGGCTGGTGAGCGGCGGTTTCAGCCAGCGCGTGGCGCGCCTGCGGCCCCATGAGTGCGTGCTGGCGGACCGCACCGTGGCGCACGGGGAAGCGCTGGAGGAAGCCAGCGCGGAGGGCGCGGGGTGA